The nucleotide window ATTGCTGGCATGGGCGATCGAGATGTCGGCGTTCGGTTTCTTGCGGCTCTTCACGCACTCCAGGAAGTTCGCGTAGTGCGGCTCGTCGCACGGGCGGCCGTACATCTTGTCCACGATCCCGCCGCCCGACTGCTGCACGATCCACCCGCCGCCGTGGCGCCCCACGGTCATGAACAGTTCCGAGCCGTACAGCTCGATGCGCGTCGCGTTCATCGTCCAGTAGGGGAACAGGTCGTTCCGCCGAATCGTCGCGCTCGTCTTCTCCATGTAGCGCGGGTAGCCGGTCAGCTCGAAGGTCATCACGAACCGGCCGTAGTCCCAGCTCACCATCTGCACGTCGGGCACCTCGGAGTCGTCGCCGCGGTGGGCGTAGCGCCCGCCCAGCGCGCGCACGCTCTTCGGCGGCTCGGGATCCCCCATCAGCATCAGGGCCAGGTCGAGCTGGTGGATACCATCGTCCGTCATGTCGCCGCCGCAGAAGTCCCAGAACTGGTGCCACCCGCCGTTGAAGATGTGCTGGTGGTAGGGCCGCTCGGGCGCGGGGCCGAGCCAGGCGTCCCAGTTGAACCCCTCGGGCGCCTTGCCAGGCTCGCCGAGCTTGAACGGCCCGCCCGACTTCATGTTGAGCACGCGCACGAGGGCGATCTTGCCGAGCTTGCCGCTCTGGACGTACTCGCGTGCGGCGAGGGTGTACGGGCCGCTGCGGTTCTGGGTGCCGACCTGGAGGATACGGTGGTACTTGGCCGCCGCGGCCGCCATCTGGCCGCTCTCCCAGATGTTGTGCGAGTGGGGCTTCTCGACGTAGACGTCCTTGCCCGCCTGGCAGGCGAGAATGCTCGCTGGCGCGTGCCAGCGGTCGGGCGTGGCCACCACCACGGCGTCTACGTCCTTCGAATCGAGCATCTCGCGCATCACCCTGGTGAACTTGGGCTCGGCCTTCTGCACCTGGGTGAGGAAGTTCCAGCCTTCCTTGAGGCGCCCCTCGTGCAGGTCGCACAGGGTGGTGAGCATGGCGCCGGCCTCCACAAGGCCGTAGGCCACGTAGCGCCCGCGCCCGCCGCAGCCCAGCAGCGCGAAGTTCACCCGCTCGTTCGCGCCCAGCACGCGCCCGCCCGTGGCGGCCACAAAGGCGCCCGCGCCCGCCGCGAGGCCGGACCGCTGGAGAAACGACCGCCGGTTCATCGCCTTCATCGCGTCGCCTCCGTCCGAAAGGGGGATCGAGTCTGCTCACCCCGAAGCCTAGCACGACGTGGAGGGCAAGTCAACCTGCCGATTCGAGGCGCGGGGGCGCGGGCGACGCCCTTTGACAGCGCCCGCGCCCGCGCGGTAGAATCCCCCGCATCCTGTGGGTTCTCCAGCCGCTGCCTCACTTCGGAGCGTCGAGACATGCGCAAAGGCAAGGTGGGATTCGCCATCGTCGGCTGCGGGGTCATCGGGCCGTGGCACGCCAAGGCCATTCAACTCGCCCCCAAGTGCGAGCTGATCGCCTTGTGCGACATCGAGATCGGCAAGGCCCGGGCCCTGGCCGCCGAATACGGCAACGTGCCCTGTTACGCCGACCATCGCACGATGCTGAAGCGGGAGCCCGACATTGATTGCGTGTGCGCCTGCGTGCCCAGCGGCCTGCACTGGCGCATCGCCGTGGACGCCGCGAAGGCGGGCCGCCACGTGCTGAGCGAGAAGCCGCTCGACATCACGCTGGCCCACATGGACCGCATGATCGAGGCGTGCGCGAAGGCGCGGGTGAAGCTCGGCTGCATCTTCCAGCGCCGCACCACTGCCATGACGCAGGTTGCCCGCAAGATCGTCCAGCAGGGCAAGCTGGGCAAGCTGGTGCTGGCCGACTGCTACATGAAATACTACCGCTCGCCCGCCTACTACAAGAGCGCCGGCTGGCGCGGCACGTGGGAACTCGACGGCGGCGGCGCGCTCATGAACCAGGGCGTCCACGGCATTGACCAACTCCTCTACGTGGCGGGCGAGGTCGAGTCCGTCACCGCCCACGCAGCGCCGCTCGTGCGCGACATCCCGGTCGAGGACACCGCGGTCGCCATTCTGAGGTTCCGGAGCGGCGCCTTCGGCGTCCTCGAGGGCACCACGTCGGTCACGCCCGGCATGTCCACCCGCACCGAGCTTCACGGCGAGAACGGCACGCTGATCTTCAACGATAGCGGGCTGGTGAAGTACGCCCTCGCCAAGGAGAAGGCAGGCGTCGCCCAGGACGTGCCGCTCCAGATCAAAGAGCCGGCCCCCACCAAGTCGGCCGCCTCGGACCCCAAGGCCCTGAGCGTCATGGGCCACATGATCCAGGTTCAGGACATGGCCAACGCGATCCTCAAGGACCGCGAGCCCATGGTCCCCGGCCCCGAGGCCCGCAAGGCAGTCGAGTTGATCCTGGCCATCTACAAGTCGTCGCGGACTGGGAAGACCGTCACACTGCCGCTGGGGTGATCGTGCCCTCACCGCCTTACACGGCCGGAGGCGGCGCCGGCGAGGAGGGCGGCGACCTCGTCGCGGGTGACGAGGTTGAAGTCGCCCTGGATCGAGTGCTTGAGGCAACTGGCCGCGACGGCGAAGCGAATGGCCATCGCAGGCTGGGCGTACTCCTTCGAGTTCAGCGCGTAGAGCAGCCCAGCGGCGAACGAATCGCCCCCGCCCACGCGGTCCACGATGTCGCGGATCTCGTAGGGCTGGTAGCCGCCGCCGGCGTCCAGCGGCGCGAAGAAGGCGCGGTTGGCCTCGACGTCGAAGAGCATGCCGCCCCAGTTATTGTGGTCGGCCGACAGGCTCTCTCGAAGCGTGATCGCGACGCGCGAGACGTTGGGGAACTCGTCCACGATGGTGCGCGCCACGGCCTCGTAGGCCCGCGCATTGATCCGCCCCTGCTCCACCGACGTGCCCTTGGCGTGGATGCCCAACACATCCGCCGCGTCCTCCTCGTTGGCCACCACGAGGTCCACACAGGGCAGGATGGTGGACATGCACTCGTTGGCCAACTGGTTGGGCGTGGCGCCCGCGCGCCAGCGCCAGAGCTTCTTGCGGAAGTTGAGGTCGCACGACACGCTCGCGCCGCGCTCCTTGGCCAGTTGCACCAGGCGCAGCGTGGCCAGGTAGGCATTCTCGCTCAGGGCGGGCGTGATGCCGGTGATGTGGACCCACGTGACGCCGTCGAGGGCGGCAGGGAAGTCGTACTCGTCGGGCGCGGCCAGGGCGATGGCGCTGCCGTCGCGGTCATAGAGGACCACCGAGCTGCGCTGGTTGGCGCCCGTTTCGAGGAAATAGATGCCCAAACGCCCCGCATCGCGCCACAGGATCGAACCCGTGTCAACCCCCAGGCCCCGCAGCACGGCCACGAGGCTCTCGGCAATGGCGTGCTTCGGCAGCGCCGTGACGTAGCGCACCCCCGCCCCGAAGAGCGCAAGCGACGCGCACACGTTGGCCTCGCCGCCAGCGAACGTGATGTCTACCTTGCCCGGCATCGCCTGCCGCAAGCGCAGCCGCCCCTCGGGCGCGACGCGCATCATGATTTCGCCGAAGGCGAGGAACATGGCATCCCTCTGTCAAAGCGGTGTGAAACCGCAAACGAAGGGGATGATTGGAGGGTTGGATGAATGGTTGAGTGGATGATGTCTGACACCCATCCACCCATCCATTCATCCACCCATCTCTGGTGCCCGCTTCTTACGCATCACGGGCTCTTCTTCACGCGGCACGCGGGACGCGGCATGCATCACGCCTTCCCCAGCACCTTGGCTCGAACGCGCTCGAGCAGCTTGCGCGCCTTCACGATGTCCTTGCGTTGCTGGTCGCCGGTGATCTCGCGCTCGATGGTGAGCGGGCCGCGATAGCCCAGGTCGGCCAGGGTCTGCACAAAGCGCGGAATGTTCACCTTGCCCTTGCCCAGCGGCACCTCGGTGCCCAGTTTGTCCTTCTCGGTCGGCCAAGTGCCGTCCTTGCAGTGCACGCCGGCCACGTACTTGCCCACGAGCTTGAGCGCCGGGATCGGCTCACCCGAGCCGTACAGGATCATGTTCGCGGGGTCGAAGTTGACCTTCACGTTGCTCCGCTTCAGATCCTGGATGAACCGCAGGAGGCACTCGCCCGTCTCCTGGCCGGTCTCGAGGCACAGGTTCTGGCCGTTCTTCTTGAGGTAGTCGGCGAAGCTCCCGACGGCGCGCACGATCTCCTTGTACTCGCGGGTGGTGTGGTCTTCGGGCACGAAGCCCACGTGGGCGGCGACGTTCTTGACGCCGAGGACTTTGGCGAAGTCGGCGATCTGGCGGGCCTTCTTCAGGCGGGCGGCGCGGGTGGCCTTGGGCACAAAGCCCACGGTCTGCTGCACGGTGGGGATGTCGTCGTAGCGCTCGCCGTCGAAGCCGCAGAAGACCGTCGTGATCGTGATGCCCGCTTTCTTGATCATCTTCTTGAGTTCGGCGGCCTTGGCGGGCTTGAGCCAGGCATCGGGCGGCCGGCCCATCTGCGCGCAGCGCACGCCCACATCCAGCACCTTCTGGAGGCTCTCCTCGGGCGACTCGCCCACGCCCAGCATCACGCCGATCGCCATTGGTTCCAGAGC belongs to Planctomycetota bacterium and includes:
- a CDS encoding Gfo/Idh/MocA family oxidoreductase codes for the protein MKAMNRRSFLQRSGLAAGAGAFVAATGGRVLGANERVNFALLGCGGRGRYVAYGLVEAGAMLTTLCDLHEGRLKEGWNFLTQVQKAEPKFTRVMREMLDSKDVDAVVVATPDRWHAPASILACQAGKDVYVEKPHSHNIWESGQMAAAAAKYHRILQVGTQNRSGPYTLAAREYVQSGKLGKIALVRVLNMKSGGPFKLGEPGKAPEGFNWDAWLGPAPERPYHQHIFNGGWHQFWDFCGGDMTDDGIHQLDLALMLMGDPEPPKSVRALGGRYAHRGDDSEVPDVQMVSWDYGRFVMTFELTGYPRYMEKTSATIRRNDLFPYWTMNATRIELYGSELFMTVGRHGGGWIVQQSGGGIVDKMYGRPCDEPHYANFLECVKSRKKPNADISIAHASNVAAHMGNIAHRVGNLALSYDAQAVRFDHEAANRFIKPPYRKGYEIPEQV
- a CDS encoding Gfo/Idh/MocA family oxidoreductase, whose translation is MRKGKVGFAIVGCGVIGPWHAKAIQLAPKCELIALCDIEIGKARALAAEYGNVPCYADHRTMLKREPDIDCVCACVPSGLHWRIAVDAAKAGRHVLSEKPLDITLAHMDRMIEACAKARVKLGCIFQRRTTAMTQVARKIVQQGKLGKLVLADCYMKYYRSPAYYKSAGWRGTWELDGGGALMNQGVHGIDQLLYVAGEVESVTAHAAPLVRDIPVEDTAVAILRFRSGAFGVLEGTTSVTPGMSTRTELHGENGTLIFNDSGLVKYALAKEKAGVAQDVPLQIKEPAPTKSAASDPKALSVMGHMIQVQDMANAILKDREPMVPGPEARKAVELILAIYKSSRTGKTVTLPLG
- a CDS encoding sugar kinase yields the protein MFLAFGEIMMRVAPEGRLRLRQAMPGKVDITFAGGEANVCASLALFGAGVRYVTALPKHAIAESLVAVLRGLGVDTGSILWRDAGRLGIYFLETGANQRSSVVLYDRDGSAIALAAPDEYDFPAALDGVTWVHITGITPALSENAYLATLRLVQLAKERGASVSCDLNFRKKLWRWRAGATPNQLANECMSTILPCVDLVVANEEDAADVLGIHAKGTSVEQGRINARAYEAVARTIVDEFPNVSRVAITLRESLSADHNNWGGMLFDVEANRAFFAPLDAGGGYQPYEIRDIVDRVGGGDSFAAGLLYALNSKEYAQPAMAIRFAVAASCLKHSIQGDFNLVTRDEVAALLAGAASGRVRR
- a CDS encoding sugar phosphate isomerase/epimerase family protein, whose translation is MALEPMAIGVMLGVGESPEESLQKVLDVGVRCAQMGRPPDAWLKPAKAAELKKMIKKAGITITTVFCGFDGERYDDIPTVQQTVGFVPKATRAARLKKARQIADFAKVLGVKNVAAHVGFVPEDHTTREYKEIVRAVGSFADYLKKNGQNLCLETGQETGECLLRFIQDLKRSNVKVNFDPANMILYGSGEPIPALKLVGKYVAGVHCKDGTWPTEKDKLGTEVPLGKGKVNIPRFVQTLADLGYRGPLTIEREITGDQQRKDIVKARKLLERVRAKVLGKA